The sequence below is a genomic window from Micromonospora aurantiaca ATCC 27029.
CACGGTCAGGCCAGCGACCCGACCTGGACCGGGATGGCCGAGCTGGACCTGGCCGAGGAGGAGATCGGCCGGCTGTACGCGGGCGAGACGCTCGACGTCGACGCCGCGGCGGGCCTGCCCTGCCACACCGGCCTGGTGCTGCACTCCGGGCGGGGCTCGGCGCTGGGCCGGGTGCTGCCCGACAAGACCATCCGGCTGGTCCGGGGCGACCGGGAGGCGTTCGGTGTGCACGGGCGCTCGGCGGAGCAGCGGGTCGCGCTCGACCTGCTGCTGGACGAGTCCATCGGCATCGTGTCGCTCGGTGGGCGGGCCGGCACCGGCAAGTCCGCGCTGGCGCTCTGCGCCGGCCTGGAGGCGGTGATGGAGCGGCGCCGGCACAAGAAGGTGATCGTGTTCCGCCCCCTGTACGCGGTCGGCGGCCAGGAACTCGGTTACCTGCCCGGGTCGGAGTCGGAGAAGATGTCGCCCTGGGCGCAGGCGGTCTTCGACACGCTCGGCTCGGTGGTGCACGAGAACGTGCTGGAGGAGGTCACCTCGCGCGGGCTGCTGGAGGTGCTGCCGCTGACCCACATCCGCGGCCGGAGCCTGCACGACGCGTTCGTCATCGTGGACGAGGCGCAGTCGCTGGAGCGGGGCGTACTGCTCACCGTGCTGTCGCGCATCGGCCAGGGGTCGCGGGTGGTGCTCACCCACGACGTGGCCCAGCGGGACAATCTGCGGGTCGGCCGGCACGACGGGGTGACGGCGGTGATCGAGGCGCTGAAGGGGCATCCCCTCTTCGCGCACGTCACGCTCAGCCGATCGGAGCGTTCTCCGATCGCCGCCATGGTCACCGATCTGCTGGAGGACATTCCCGGCTGAGCGCCGCTTTTGCCCTACTTTGTCCGCATTTTCAGGGTGACGCAGATCACTTTTGAGCCCGGCCATTTCCCACTGGCCTCACTGTGCGCAATGGTGTCCATCGAGCGTCACCTACCACTCGGGAGCCGGACACGGCCCGGAGTCACACCGGTACCGGTGCGCTCACGGCACCGGCGGTGACCCGACCCGGCCATGCGCGTGCCGTGTCCCTGCCCCCGACGAAGGGAAACTTCGTGAGTCGGCTGTGGAGCCGGTTCGGCGCCCGTACGGCCGCTGTCGCGCTGCTCTCCGTGGGCGTCGCCGGCGGCTTCTATCTGGGCGAGGATCGACAGACCCAGCAGCAGGGCCTGACCGCGCAGGTCGGCCTGAAGGTCGACCAGACGGAGTACGCGTACCAGCGCGACCGGCTGTCCGACCACCGCGTGGACTCGTCCCGGCAGCGTGCCGCCGAGTACCAGGCGAAGCTGCGTGCCGCCGCGGCGGCGAAGGAGGCCGCCGAGCGGGCCAAGAGGGCCGAGGCGGCCGCCGCCACCCGCAAGAAGGAGCGGGCCGCGGCCGAGGAGGAGGCGGAGGCGAAGGCCAAGCCGTACGACGGCCCGATCCCGTCCTCGTGCGCCGAGTACAGCGGCAACCGGAAGATCGGTTGCGCCATCATGCTCGACAAGGGCTTCGGCATCGACCAGTTCCCCTGTCTGGACAAGCTCTGGACCAAGGAGAGCGGCTGGAACCCGAAGGCCTCCAACAGCTCCTCCGGGGCGTACGGGATCCCGCAGGCGGTGCCGGGCAGCAAGATGGCCTCGGTCGCCGACGACTGGAAGACCAACCCGGCGACCCAGATCACCTGGGGTCTCGGCTACATCAAGGGCCGGTACGACACTCCCTGCGGCGCCTGGCAGAAGTCGCAGAGTTCGGGCTGGTACTGACATCACCACGACGGCGGGACACGCGGACAGACCCGGGTGTCCCGCCGTCGTCGTACCGCCGTCCGACTGGCGGCCTGCCGCATTTGCTGATAGCTCTTGGTAGGTGACCTGGCACGGCGGCCCCAGTGGCGACCCCTACCGGTTCGGCACCGACGCGTTCTATGCGGCGCTCGGCCGGGCCTTCGTCGCCATGTGCGCGGTGGTCCCGGTGCTGTTCCTCATCGAGGCGCTCGACGTCGGCCTTCGACTCGGCCTGGACTACACCGCCGGCATCATCCCGCAGCGGCTCCAGGGCCTGGACGGCGTCTTCTTCTCGCCGTTCCTGCACGCCGGCTGGAACCACCTCTACAGCAACAGCATCCCGCTGATCCTGCTCGGCACGTTCGTGCTCGCCGCGGGCACCCGCCGGTTCCTCTGGTCCACCGCCGTCATCATCCTGGTCAGCGGTCTGGGCGTCTGGTTCACCGGCTCACCCAACTCGGTGGTGGTCGGTGCCAGCGGCGTGATCTTCGGCTACCTCGGCATCCTGCTCACCCGGGGCGTGGTGGAGCGGAGCTGGTGGAACTTCGCCGTCGGCCTGCTAGTCGGGTTGCTCTACGGCTGGCAACTGCTCGGCATCCTGCCGACCGACGAGCGCATCTCCTGGCAGGGTCACCTGTTCGGGTTGCTCGGCGGCGTGGTCGCGGCGATCCTGTTCCGCCGCCGCAACGACACCGGCGAGTCCGACCGTCTCGGCTCACCGAGGATGACGCTGCCCTGACGGCGCGTTGATCGAACCGCGGGACGTCCTTGCCCGCGGCCACCTGCCCGCCTACCGTTTCCGCATCAGCACGGGGTGATCCCGAAGCGGAAAGTGACGGTACGCCATGCGCGAGGTCGATGTCGCCGTGATCGGGGCCGGTCCCGCCGGGCTCTTCGCCGCCTACTACGCCGGTTTCCGTGGACTCTCCGTGTCGGTGATCGACGCGCTGCCCGAGCCGGGCGGTCAGGTCACCGCGATGTACCCGGAGAAGCTGATCCTCGACGTCGCCGGCTTCCCCGCGATCAAGGGCCGCGAGCTGGTCACGAACCTGGTCGCGCAGGCCGCGCCGTTCCGTCCCGACTACCGGCTCGGCGTACGCGCGGAGAAGCTGTCCTACCTGGACGGCCGGCCGGTGCTCGGCCTCGCCGGCGGTGAGCAGCTCAGCTGCGGCGCGGTGCTGGTCACCGGTGGGCTCGGCAGCTTCACGCCCCGGCCGCTGCCGGTCGCGGAGAGCTTCACCGGCGGTGGGATCGTCTACTTCGTGCCGCAGCCCACCGAGTTGACCGACCGGCACGTGCTCATCGTCGGCGGCGGCGACTCGGCGTTCGACTGGGCGGCCACGCTCGCCCCGCTGGCCCGGTCGGTGACGCTTGTGCACCGGCGGGACCGCTTCCGGGCGCACGCGGCCACCATCGAGCGTGTCCGCGCGCTGCCGGTGCGGATCGTGGTCAACGCCGAGGTGAGCCGGCTCTACGGCGAGGAGACGGTCACCGGCGCCGAGCTGACCGTACGCGGCGGCGAGGTGGAGACGCTGCCGGTGGACACCGTGGTGGCCGCGCTCGGCTTCACCGCCGACCTCGGCCCGCTCGCCGAGTGGGGGCTGAACCTCGACCGCCGGCACATCGTGGTGGACAGCGCGATGGCCACCAACCTGCCCCGGGTGTTCGCGGCCGGGGACATCACCGAGTACCCGGGCAAGGTCCGCCTGATCGCCACCGGCTTCGGTGAGGCCGCCACCGCCGTCAACAACGCGGCTGTCGTCATCGACCCGACCGCGCACCTGTTCCCGGGTCACTCCTCCGACGGCACCTGACGCCGACCGGCGTCAGGGCAGGCCGACCAGGTCGGCCATCAGGCCGATCTGGTGGTCGAAGTACTCGTCGCGGTGCGGCAGCGCCCGGTTGATCCGGCCGAACAGCTCGAAGCTGATCAGCCCGAACAACTGGGTCCAGCCGGCCATGCCGCGGGCCAGCAGCGCGGGCGGCACGTCCATCCCGATCAGCTCGACCAGTTCGGCCACGTCGCCGCGCAGCGGCTCGGGTAGATCCTCGTCGGGCGGGGCGAGCCGGCCGGAGGCCAGGCCGTCGCGCAGGATGCCGACCAGGGTCACCGGAGGGCGCTGGGCCGGCACGACGGTGTCGTCCGGGGCCGCGTACCCGGGCACCGGGCTGCCGTAGAGCAGCGCGTACTCGGCGGGGTGGTCGAGCGCCCACACGCGGGCGGCCCGGCAGGCGGCGAGCCAGCGTCCGCGCAGGTCGGCCTGGTCGGCGGCGGCGTCGGCCGCCTCCACCGCGTCGCCGAGCGCGTCGTACGCCTCCAGGATCAGCGCGGTGAGCAGGTCGTCGCGGCTGGGGAAGTAGCGGTAGATCGCCGAGGAGACCATGCCGAGGTCGCGGGCGACCGCGCGCAGGGAGAGGTTCGCGCCGTCGGTGTCCAGGTGGCGGCGGGCGACCGTCTTGATCTCTTCGATCATCCCGGCGCGGACCCGGGCGCGGAGCGAGGGAGCGACCATGTCCCCACTCTGCCACGACGAGAGCAGCAATCAAAAGAGAGAGCACTGCTCTTGACTTGCGCCGCTTCCGTGAGTCATGCTCTGTTCCGAGAGCGGGGCTCTCGATTCGAATTACTGCTTCAGTGAAGGTGGACCTGTCATGGCACTGCACGTGATCGTCGGCGCCGGCCCCGTCGGCACCGCCACCGCCCGCCTCCTCGCCGAACGCGGCGAGCGGGTGCGGGTGGTCACCCGGCGCGGCACCGGCCCCGAGCACCCGGCGATCGAGCGGGTGGCCGCCGACGCCGCCGACGCGGACCGGCTCGCCGCGCTGACCGAGGGCGCGGACGCGCTCTACAACTGCGCCAACCCGCAGTACCACACGTGGCCGACGGACTGGCCGCCGCTGGCCGCCGCCCTGCTCACCGCCGCCGAGCGCAGCGGCGCCGTGCTCGCCACAGTCGGCAACCTCTACGGGTACGGCCCGGTCGACGCCCCGATGACCGAGGCGACCCCGCTCGCCGCCACCGGCGTCAAGGGCCGCGTCCGCAACCGGATGTGGGCCGACGCGCTGGCCGCCCACCGCGCCGGCCGGGCCCGGGTCACCGAGGTACGCGGCTCCGACTACATCGGCCTCGGCGGCACCTCGCTGCCCATGATGGTGCTGCCCAAGGTGCTCGCCGGGCACCGGGTGTTCCTGCCGGTCGCCTGGGACGCGCCGCACACCTGGACGTACGTGGGGGACGTGGCCCGTACCCTCGTCGCCGCCGCCACCGACCCGCGCGCCTGGGGACGGGCCTGGCACGTGCCCAGCGCGCGCCCGATGTCCATGCGGGCGCTCGCCGAGCGGGCGGCGAAGCGGGCCGGGGCGCCGGCGCCCCGGCTGACCCGGATGCCCTACCCGGTGCTCTGGCTCGGTGGTCTGGCCGACCCGTTCGCCCGGGAGATGCGGGAGACCGCGCACCAGTTCGCCGGGCCGTTCGTGATGGACTCCACCGCGGCCAGCGAGACGTTCGGGATCGAGGGGACGCCGCTGGACCGGGTCGTCGACGAGATGGTGACCGGCCTGCGCGCCGCCGCGCCCGCCGCCGCCCGCTAAGGGCGGCGGGTGGGGCCGAAGGCGGCGACGAGCACCGCGACCAGAGTCAGCGCCGCGCCGAGCAGCGTGTCCAGGCCGGGGTGCGAGGCGGCGGTGGGCAGCAGCAGGTCCAGCAGCACCGCGCCGACGATCTGCCCGGCGATCGTGGCCAGGCCGAGCAGCAGCACCCCGGTGAACCGGACGAGGGCGGCGGCCAGCGCGATGAACACGATCCCGAGCGGGCCGCCGAGATAGAGCCACGGCTCGTCCGGGAACGCGCCTGCCGGCCGTCCGCGTACCGCCAGGTCCACCGCGAAGGTCACGAGCAGCGCCACCGTGCCGACTGTGAAGTTCACGAGCGTGGCGGTCATGGCACTGCCCGCCGCCGCCCGGACCCGACCGTTGACCGCCTGCTGCCAGGCGATGCCCACCCCCGCCGCCAGTGGCAGCAGCGCCAGCGCAAGCGCGTGCGGGTCGCCGAGCCGGTCGCCCACCGCCAGCAGGACGGCGAGCACAGTGAGCACCGCGCCGATCAGCCGGTTCGGGGTGACCGGCTGCCGGCCGGCCGGGCCGATGCCGGCCCGGTCGACGAGCAGGCTGCTGCCGGACTGCCCGGCCACCACCGCGACGGTGAAGACCGCGACGCCGAGCGCGCCGATGGTCAGCCCCTGCGTCGCCACCAGGAACGCGCCGCAGACGCCGCCCAGGCATTGCCAGGGCCGCAGCGCGCCGGAGCGCAGCGCGCCGCGCAGGGCGGCCAGTCCCCGCCGGCCACCGGGGGTGGCGGGGACCAGCACCAGCAGGATCAGCAGGCCCACACCGAACGAGACCACCGCGGCGGCGATCCCGTCGGCCAGGCGTACGCCCAGCTCACCGTTGATCCGGGACTGCACGGCGACCATCACGCCCGAGGCGGTGGCCAACCCGACACCGGCGACACGTCGCCCGGTCGACAGCGTCTGCGGTGCCGGTGGTGCCGCCGTCCCGGTCCGGCTCACTCCTGCTCGGCCAGCGGGCGTCCGTCGAAGTCGACAGCCGAGTAGAGGGCGAGCTTCTCCAGGCGGTGGTACGAGTCGATCACCCGGATGGTGCCGCTCTTGGAGCGCATCACGATCGACTGGGTGTACGCGCCGCCGGAGCGGTAGCGCACGCCGCGCAGCAGGTCGCCGGAGGTGACACCGGTGGCCACGAAGAAGCAGTTGTCGCCGGTGACCAGGTCGTCGGTGAACAGCACCCGGTCCAGGTCGTGCCCGGCGTCCAGCGCCTTGCGACGCTCGTCGGAGTCCTTCGGCCAGAGCTTGGCCTGCATCATGCCGCCCATGCACTTGAGCGCGCACGCGGCGGTGATGCCCTCCGGGGTGCCGCCGATGCCCATCAGCACGTCCACGTCCGACTCGCCGCGGGCCGCCGCGATGGCGCCCGCGATGTCCCCGTCGGAGATGAGCCGGATCCCGGCACCGGTACGCCGGATCTGCTTGATCAGGTCGTCGTGGCGCGACCGGTCCAGCACGCACACGGTCACCTCGGCGGCGTCGGTGCCCTTGACCTTGGCGATCCGGTTGATGTTCTCGGCCACCCCGGCGTTGATGTCCACCACGTCGGCGTACATCGGGCCGACCGCCAGCTTCTCCATGTAGAAGACGGCGCTCGGGTCGAACATCGCGCCGCGCTCGGCGACCGCGAGCACCGCCAGCGCGTTCGGCATGCCCTTGCTCATCAGCGTGGTGCCGTCGATCGGGTCGACCGCCACGTCCACCTCGGGGCCGGTCCCGTCGCCGACCTCCTCGCCGTTGAACAGCATGGGGGCGTTGTCCTTCTCGCCCTCGCCGATCACCACGACGCCGCGCATCGGGATCGAGTTGATCAGCTTTCGCATGGCGTCGACTGCTGCGCCGTCGCCGCCTTCCTTGTCGCCCCGGCCGACCCAGCGGCCGGCGGCCATCGCCGCGGCCTCGGTGACCCGGACCAGATCGAGGGCGAGGTTGCGGTCGAGATCCTGGGGCGTCCGCGTCCTGGTGGTTGTCATGGCGGCCTCCTCGCGACGTTGCGGGGTGGGACCGGCGGCCACCGCCGCCGGTTTTGTCGCTGATCCTCACACGATCTCAGGTTCGCCGTCCCGGCGGGGCGGAGGAGGCCAGGATCACGTCACCCGGTGGGCTGCGACAATGGCCGGGTGGAAGCCGCACAGCCTGCCGACCGCACACCGACCGACGCCACCCCGCCGGAGGGCCAGCCGCCGGTCCGACCGGACGGCGCCCCGGCCCCGTCCGAGGGTCAGCCCGCGCTCGTCGCGGACCGGGGCGAGCCGGCCCCCGCGGTGGACACCCCCGCGCCGCCGGCGGGCAAGGAGAAGGCCCGCTCCGAGCGGTCGCCGAAGGACATGGCGCTGTCCCTGCTGATCCTGCTGGTCCCGATCGCGCTGCTGCTCGCCTTCTACCGGGGCTTCCTCGGCGGCGACTCGCCGGTCACAGTCGACCCGGCGCCCGCGCTGGAGCAGGCCCGCTCCGCGAACGCCTTCCCGGTCAGCGAGCCGACCGGGCTGGGCGACGACTGGCGTACGGTCAACGCCCGCTTCCGGACCGAGGCGGACGGCTCGACGCTGCGGATCGGGTACGTGACCCCGGAGGGCCGGGGCGCGCAGCTCGTGGAGAGCAACGTCCCGGCGGAGAAGCTGCTGCCGGCCGAGCTGACCGAGGGGCAGCCGCAGGGCGCGGCCGACCTGCCCGGCGGGCTGAGCTGGCAGCGCTACACGGCACGCGGCAACGAGCAGGCGCTCGTCCTGCTGGAGCCGAACCGTACGGTGATCGTTGTCGGTGACGCGGGGGAGACGGAGCTGCGCAAGCTCGCCACGTCGCTGCGCTGACGTCCTCCCTCCGGGTGACGCGGGATTGCGGAACCCCGCTTCCGGGAACAGAAGGGACATCGAGCCCGGACGACCCACCTGGAGAGGTTGACGTGAAGATTCGACGCTTCAGCGCCACCGCGTTCGCCGCGGCGCTGCTCATTCCCGGCCTGGCGGCCTGCAACGGCAACGGGACGACGTCCGACGCCTCCGCGACCCCGAGCGCCTCCGGCAGCGTCGCACCGAGCGCCACGGCGTCCAGCAGCGCGGCCAAGCAGGCTCTGCTCGACTCCACGAACGCGATCCGTGAGGGGAACTTCAAGTTCTCCATGACCGGCGCGGGCTCCACCGCCGAAGGGCAGGTGCACGAGCCGAGCCAGAGCGCCGACATGCGGATGACCATCGGCGACCCGTCGTCGGACCTGATGATGAAGCTGGACCTGATCCACGCCAAGCCGGACAGCTGGGTCAAGCTGGAACTCGGCGGCACCGCTGCGGCGCAGATCCCCGGCGTGAAGAACCTCAACACCGGCAAGTACCACCACCTCGACCAGAACCGGGTCAAGGGCAACCGGGCGCTGGGCTTCGACTTCGAGAAGCTCGACCCGGCCGGCAGCGCCGTGCTCACCCAGGGCATCACCGAGGTACGGCAGACCGGCGAGGGCGCGTACGAGGGCACCGTCGACGTGTCGAAGGCCGCCGAGGCGGGCTCGCTCGACCCGGCCGTGATCACCGCGCTCGGGGCGCAGGCCCAGTCGGTGCCGTTCACCGCCAAGGTCGACACCCAGGGCCGGCTCAGCGAGATGGTGCTCAAGATCCCGGCCGCCGGGCAGAGCGCCGCGCAGGACCTGAAGATCACCTACACCGACTACGGCAACGCGGCGCCGGCCCAGAAGCCCTCGGCCGACCAGGTCGTCGAGGCCCCCGCCGAGCTGTACAACCTGTTCAACTGAGGTCTGCGGTGGGGTTCGGCGATCGCGCCGAATCCCACCGTCACTCCTCGGCGCGCTGGCGGGCGGCGTCGATGCGGGCGCGGGCGCCGTCCAGCCAGCGCTGGCACACCCCGGCGAGCTGCTCGCCGCGCTCCCAGAGGGCGAGGGACTCCTCCAGCGAGGTGCCGCCCGCCTCCAGCTTCTCCACCACCGAGGCCAGCTCGGCGCGGGCCTGCTCGTAGCTGAGCTGTTCGTCCTGCTTCGTCCCGGTCATCGTCTCTCTTCCCTCAGCCGTCGACGGTGGCGGTCAGCTCGCCCTCGGCGAGGCGTACCCGCAGTGGATCGCCCTTGGCCACCTCGGAGGCCGCGCGGACGACGTGGCCGTCGACGCGCTGCACGATCGCGTAGCCGCGCTCCAGCGTGGCCGCCGGGGACAGCGCGCGCAGCCGGGCCAGCGTGTGCCGCAGGTCGTCGGTGGCGCCCCGCAGCCGGTGCTCCAAGGACCGGCCGGCGCGGTCGCGCAGCGCGGAC
It includes:
- a CDS encoding NAD(P)/FAD-dependent oxidoreductase; protein product: MREVDVAVIGAGPAGLFAAYYAGFRGLSVSVIDALPEPGGQVTAMYPEKLILDVAGFPAIKGRELVTNLVAQAAPFRPDYRLGVRAEKLSYLDGRPVLGLAGGEQLSCGAVLVTGGLGSFTPRPLPVAESFTGGGIVYFVPQPTELTDRHVLIVGGGDSAFDWAATLAPLARSVTLVHRRDRFRAHAATIERVRALPVRIVVNAEVSRLYGEETVTGAELTVRGGEVETLPVDTVVAALGFTADLGPLAEWGLNLDRRHIVVDSAMATNLPRVFAAGDITEYPGKVRLIATGFGEAATAVNNAAVVIDPTAHLFPGHSSDGT
- a CDS encoding exodeoxyribonuclease VII small subunit, encoding MTGTKQDEQLSYEQARAELASVVEKLEAGGTSLEESLALWERGEQLAGVCQRWLDGARARIDAARQRAEE
- a CDS encoding PhoH family protein, encoding MTTRRTPAGAEQTPASTAPTRRTTRSRRGAAAAEAEEPRPAGPAFVLDTSVLLSDPAAFHRFAEHEVVLPLVVISELEGKRHHPELGWFARQSLRMLDELRVRHGRLDRPVPANDQGGTLRVELNHTDDGVLPPGFRNESNDARILSVALNLAAEGREVTLVSKDMPLRVKAASVGLRADEYRHGQASDPTWTGMAELDLAEEEIGRLYAGETLDVDAAAGLPCHTGLVLHSGRGSALGRVLPDKTIRLVRGDREAFGVHGRSAEQRVALDLLLDESIGIVSLGGRAGTGKSALALCAGLEAVMERRRHKKVIVFRPLYAVGGQELGYLPGSESEKMSPWAQAVFDTLGSVVHENVLEEVTSRGLLEVLPLTHIRGRSLHDAFVIVDEAQSLERGVLLTVLSRIGQGSRVVLTHDVAQRDNLRVGRHDGVTAVIEALKGHPLFAHVTLSRSERSPIAAMVTDLLEDIPG
- a CDS encoding rhomboid family intramembrane serine protease — its product is MTWHGGPSGDPYRFGTDAFYAALGRAFVAMCAVVPVLFLIEALDVGLRLGLDYTAGIIPQRLQGLDGVFFSPFLHAGWNHLYSNSIPLILLGTFVLAAGTRRFLWSTAVIILVSGLGVWFTGSPNSVVVGASGVIFGYLGILLTRGVVERSWWNFAVGLLVGLLYGWQLLGILPTDERISWQGHLFGLLGGVVAAILFRRRNDTGESDRLGSPRMTLP
- a CDS encoding DMT family transporter, producing the protein MSRTGTAAPPAPQTLSTGRRVAGVGLATASGVMVAVQSRINGELGVRLADGIAAAVVSFGVGLLILLVLVPATPGGRRGLAALRGALRSGALRPWQCLGGVCGAFLVATQGLTIGALGVAVFTVAVVAGQSGSSLLVDRAGIGPAGRQPVTPNRLIGAVLTVLAVLLAVGDRLGDPHALALALLPLAAGVGIAWQQAVNGRVRAAAGSAMTATLVNFTVGTVALLVTFAVDLAVRGRPAGAFPDEPWLYLGGPLGIVFIALAAALVRFTGVLLLGLATIAGQIVGAVLLDLLLPTAASHPGLDTLLGAALTLVAVLVAAFGPTRRP
- the glpX gene encoding class II fructose-bisphosphatase encodes the protein MTTTRTRTPQDLDRNLALDLVRVTEAAAMAAGRWVGRGDKEGGDGAAVDAMRKLINSIPMRGVVVIGEGEKDNAPMLFNGEEVGDGTGPEVDVAVDPIDGTTLMSKGMPNALAVLAVAERGAMFDPSAVFYMEKLAVGPMYADVVDINAGVAENINRIAKVKGTDAAEVTVCVLDRSRHDDLIKQIRRTGAGIRLISDGDIAGAIAAARGESDVDVLMGIGGTPEGITAACALKCMGGMMQAKLWPKDSDERRKALDAGHDLDRVLFTDDLVTGDNCFFVATGVTSGDLLRGVRYRSGGAYTQSIVMRSKSGTIRVIDSYHRLEKLALYSAVDFDGRPLAEQE
- a CDS encoding NAD-dependent epimerase/dehydratase family protein, which gives rise to MALHVIVGAGPVGTATARLLAERGERVRVVTRRGTGPEHPAIERVAADAADADRLAALTEGADALYNCANPQYHTWPTDWPPLAAALLTAAERSGAVLATVGNLYGYGPVDAPMTEATPLAATGVKGRVRNRMWADALAAHRAGRARVTEVRGSDYIGLGGTSLPMMVLPKVLAGHRVFLPVAWDAPHTWTYVGDVARTLVAAATDPRAWGRAWHVPSARPMSMRALAERAAKRAGAPAPRLTRMPYPVLWLGGLADPFAREMRETAHQFAGPFVMDSTAASETFGIEGTPLDRVVDEMVTGLRAAAPAAAR
- a CDS encoding transglycosylase SLT domain-containing protein, which codes for MSRLWSRFGARTAAVALLSVGVAGGFYLGEDRQTQQQGLTAQVGLKVDQTEYAYQRDRLSDHRVDSSRQRAAEYQAKLRAAAAAKEAAERAKRAEAAAATRKKERAAAEEEAEAKAKPYDGPIPSSCAEYSGNRKIGCAIMLDKGFGIDQFPCLDKLWTKESGWNPKASNSSSGAYGIPQAVPGSKMASVADDWKTNPATQITWGLGYIKGRYDTPCGAWQKSQSSGWY
- a CDS encoding TetR/AcrR family transcriptional regulator, giving the protein MVAPSLRARVRAGMIEEIKTVARRHLDTDGANLSLRAVARDLGMVSSAIYRYFPSRDDLLTALILEAYDALGDAVEAADAAADQADLRGRWLAACRAARVWALDHPAEYALLYGSPVPGYAAPDDTVVPAQRPPVTLVGILRDGLASGRLAPPDEDLPEPLRGDVAELVELIGMDVPPALLARGMAGWTQLFGLISFELFGRINRALPHRDEYFDHQIGLMADLVGLP
- a CDS encoding DUF4245 domain-containing protein, with translation MEAAQPADRTPTDATPPEGQPPVRPDGAPAPSEGQPALVADRGEPAPAVDTPAPPAGKEKARSERSPKDMALSLLILLVPIALLLAFYRGFLGGDSPVTVDPAPALEQARSANAFPVSEPTGLGDDWRTVNARFRTEADGSTLRIGYVTPEGRGAQLVESNVPAEKLLPAELTEGQPQGAADLPGGLSWQRYTARGNEQALVLLEPNRTVIVVGDAGETELRKLATSLR